The following coding sequences are from one Molothrus aeneus isolate 106 chromosome Z, BPBGC_Maene_1.0, whole genome shotgun sequence window:
- the COX7C gene encoding cytochrome c oxidase subunit 7C, mitochondrial — MLSAGVRRFATSAIRRSHVEEGPGKNLPFSVDNKWRLLAMMCVFFGSGFGAPFFIVRHQLLKK; from the exons ATGCTGTCCGCCGGTGTCCGCCGCTTCGCCACCTCCGCCATCCGCCGCAGCCATGTTGAGGAGGGACCCGGGAAG aacCTCCCATTCTCTGTGGACAACAAGTGGAGGCTGCTGGCGATGATGTGTGTGTTCTTTGGGAGTGGATTTGGTGCCCCTTTCTTCATAGTCAGACACCAGCTCCTGAAGAAATGA